One stretch of Eupeodes corollae chromosome 2, idEupCoro1.1, whole genome shotgun sequence DNA includes these proteins:
- the LOC129947225 gene encoding uncharacterized protein LOC129947225, which translates to MNDNNNSFSSYDGYYCNNNFQFTDLTTPLDGHSSNHYFSSITEGFASPQPFLSASLVETPPAAAAPLHNLHSNNNLLPFVQIHTTNAQPTNNNFGNIFRRQQNHAEIKSEEPIKSEQSDATATVGGGTAQQQNPRNSTPSNCQASAGNVTPTTPPLPPVLHAQQAQSTAQPVVQKCSQCPFLCLQADTLEKHVGSVHFRNNEPSEYQSRKIPCPGCENVFFAKESLEVHLISDHLMVREEAVQLLPDLLEDQPRKSRIYLKNVEFLREPHRQQETILSLDEQGFCSAFQNTDTNLINMICDNNNLMTENHPQPGDDVTTQSEKQKISIKSVDVLREPTLMRKDEQNSFDFLPPQAPNDHQSDILCLNDGDINRYPNFVPQSDLADLCQEQDQHHHQQQLENQPSEKPRRPKIYIKNVDILKEPIFLPPDNLTNVLNVNDDLHFNLLPTNEDEFQGSKFIEGINNEYSFDCGGNNFVDCANFLLPSEESSFLQQELPKSKIYIKNVDILKQPQFQEHPRRSTNFLHLRTVDELNLMNKNEVENLIAPNLEPNMTNTQHLVTNSSENSKNSEEVCGFRMMNQDSNSFNKPTDFPNTQPTISWTNDYVLDGLDAIIDSNSCSEQKNRHYDLNTPQISIIDEVNDVAPDTHDPEILFVCAEELINDNRDKEDGMNSDPKESEQRSFEIVEIIDDLERDQPSRESQPEPIVSSSNSTDIGGVDKEREVSAAIDVDLVVVAHEKGRIYVSDNLMEVDKDGGGGVSQEQSEILDEGNKTKPKPRGRPFGSNRTGITKLRKMYGNTTSVETGTKCNFEGCSFRFKKPDVSDYHKRCHNTDDSRLMVCPECKSTNFSNWNTLHTHLWRTHKIDMELHSCELCNFKTPIYSRLVNTHSKIHSEERNYKCDQCEKAFKNSKQLKNHRRWHRTIAIAPPPDVHRCEECGSAFSHLKSLREHFCKGGDLFCCEICGKTLSSKSSLKLHMLTHESAKKFKCNSCDYMANDHNAFRRHRMTHDKSKMYICPLCDYKSIQSVAFQKHIKLKHPESADTIVHTCKFCPFATINVGLLTVHLAKHKLRDEHEGQKEKTKQTATTVNPSTETSLSMAEEYFYNSDSNNVSSSNSIASSTTSSAPSAILLPAVAVAVSVNPTNSEQQENYNNNNKTIDSSNIIETDNNQQPRNKIKVKSDLVLTDPAKKFSSNVVSPLLLHCFDGAVR; encoded by the exons ATGAATGACAACAACAATAGTTTCTCCAGCTACGATGGTTACTATTGCAACAATAACTTTCAg TTTACAGATTTAACAACCCCTCTGGATGGTCACTCCTCGAATCACTACTTCAGTTCAATAACCGAGGGATTCGCATCGCCACAACCATTTTTATCGGCGTCATTGGTGGAAACACCTCCAGCTGCCGCAGCTCCTCTACATAACTTACATTCCAATAATAATCTACTTCCTTTTGTACAAATTCACACCACAAATGCTCAACCGACAAATAATAACTTTGGCAACATCTTCCGCCGACAACAAAATCATGCAGAAATCAAATCCGAGGAGCCTATCAAGTCAGAACAGTCTGATGCTACGGCAACGGTTGGCGGTGGTACTGCTCAGCAACAAAATCCAAGGAATAGCACACCTTCCAACTGTCAAGCTAGTGCGGGGAACGTGACACCAACAACTCCGCCGCTGCCACCAGTGCTCCATGCTCAACAGGCCCAATCCACTGCCCAGCCGGTGGTGCAAAAGTGCAGCCAGTGTCCGTTTTTATGCCTGCAAGCTGACACCTTGGAGAAACATGTTGGCTCGGTTCATTTCAGAAACAACGAACCATCGGAGTATCAAAGTAGAAAGATACCCTGTCCCGGTTgtgaaaatgttttctttgccAAGGAGTCGCTGGAAGTTCATCTCATAAGTGACCATTTGATGGTCAGAGAAGAAGCAGTCCAACTTTTGCCAGATCTGCTGGAAGACCAACCCAGAAAAAGTAGAATATATCTGAAAAATGTGGAGTTTCTGCGAGAACCTCACAGACAACAGGAGACAATTTTAAGCTTGGACGAGCAGGGTTTCTGTAGCGCCTTCCAAAACACCGACACCAATTTGATAAACATGATTTGTGATAACAACAATCTGATGACTGAGAATCATCCCCAACCTGGTGACGACGTAACGACGCAATCAGAAAAGCAAAAGATTTCCATCAAAAGTGTCGATGTGCTGCGAGAGCCAACTCTTATGCGAAAAGATGAACAAAATAGCTTCGATTTCCTGCCTCCTCAAGCTCCGAATGATCACCAAAGTGATATTCTTTGTTTGAACGATGGCGACATAAATCGCTATCCCAACTTTGTGCCTCAATCAGATTTAGCGGATCTCTGTCAGGAGCAAGAccaacatcatcatcagcagcagctCGAAAATCAACCTTCGGAAAAACCCCGACGACCCAAGATTTACATAAAAAACGTAGATATCCTCAAGGAACCGATATTCCTTCCACCGGACAACCTGACCAACGTTTTGAATGTAAACGATGATCTGCATTTCAATTTACTGCCCACCAACGAGGATGAGTTTCAAGGCTCGAAATTCATAGAAGGTATCAATAATGAGTACTCCTTCGATTGTGGAGGGAATAATTTTGTAGACTGTGCTAATTTCCTGCTTCCATCGGAGGAGTCGAGCTTCCTGCAGCAGGAACTCCCCAAGAGTAAGATCTATATAAAAAATGTCGACATCCTGAAGCAGCCCCAGTTCCAGGAGCATCCCAGGAGATCAACAAATTTCCTCCATCTCCGCACGGTGGATGAATTGAATTTGATGAATAAGAATGAAGTTGAGAATCTCATAGCTCCGAATCTGGAACCAAACATGACCAACACACAGCATTTGGTGACGAACTCATCGGAGAATTCCAAGAACTCTGAAGAGGTGTGTGGTTTCCGAATGATGAACCAGGACTCGAATTCCTTTAACAAACCCACAGACTTTCCCAACACTCAACCGACCATAAGTTGGACGAATGACTATGTTCTGGATGGCCTGGACGCCATCATCGATTCGAATTCGTGCAGTGAACAAAAGAATCGACACTACGATCTCAACACCCCACAGATATCGATTATCGATGAGGTCAATGACGTGGCTCCTGACACCCATGATCCTGAAATCTTATTCGTTTGTGCTGAGGAATTGATAAACGACAATCGGGACAAGGAAGATGGTATGAATAGCGATCCCAAAGAGAGCGAGCAAAGGTCTTTCGAAATCGTGGAGATCATCGATGATTTAGAGCGAGATCAGCCAAGTAGGGAATCTCAACCAGAACCGATTGTTTCGAGTTCAAATTCCACAGATATTGGAGGAGTTGATAAGGAAAGAGAGGTGTCAGCAGCGATTGATGTGGATTTGGTGGTTGTGGCGCATGAAAAGGGAAGAATCTACGTGTCGGATAATTTGATGGAAGTCGATAAGGATGGTGGCGGAGGAGTTAGCCAAGAACAAAGTGAAATACTCGATGAAGGGAATAAGACCAAGCCAAAACCCCGAGGACGGCCGTTTGGATCGAATCGTACGGGGATTACAAAACTACGGAAGATGTATGGCAACACCACCTCAGTGGAAACAGGGACAAAATGCAACTTCGAGGGCTGCTCGTTCCGCTTCAAGAAGCCCGATGTCTCAGACTATCACAAAAGATGCCATAATAC tgacGACTCCCGGCTCATGGTGTGTCCTGAGTGTAAATCGACGAACTTCTCCAACTGGAACACTCTACACACCCATCTCTGGCGCACCCACAAGATCGACATGGAACTGCACAGTTGCGAGCTGTGCAACTTCAAAACCCCAATCTATTCGAGGCTAGTGAACACCCACAGTAAGATACATTCCGAGGAGCGCAACTACAAGTGCGACCAATGCGAGAAGGCCTTCAAGAACAGCAAACAGCTAAAGAATCACCGTCGCTGGCATCGGACAATTGCCATAGCGCCCCCTCCGGATGTGCATCGTTGCGAAGAATGTGGCTCGGCTTTCTCCCATCTGAAATCTTTGCGGGAGCACTTCTGCAAGGGTGGCGATTTGTTTTGTTGTGAAATATGCGGGAAGACGCTCTCGTCGAAGTCATCTCTCAAGCTGCATATGCTGACCCATGAATCGGCGAAGAAGTTCAAGTGCAATTCATGTGATTATATGGCGAATGATCACAATGCCTTCCGGAGGCATCGAATGACTCACGACAAGAGCAAGATGTATATTTGTCCGTTGTGTGACTATAAGTCAATTCAAAGTGTCGCATTTCAG aAACACATCAAACTGAAGCATCCAGAGTCAGCGGATACGATAGTTCATACGTGTAAATTTTGTCCCTTCGCCACAATCAATGTCGGGCTATTGACGGTGCACTTAGCCAAACATAAGCTTCGTGATGAGCACGAAGGACAAAAGGAAAAGACTAAACAAACAGCCACCACAGTGAATCCTTCCACTGAAACTTCTTTATCAATGGCTGAGGAATATTTCTATAATTCCGATAGTAATAATGTTAGTAGTTCGAATTCAATTGCATCATCGACTACATCATCAGCGCCAAGTGCAATTCTTCTtcctgctgttgctgttgctgtttctgttAACCCAACAAATTCGGAGCAACAAGAAaactataacaacaacaataagacAATTGATAGTTCAAATATTATAGAGACTGATAATAACCAGCAacctagaaataaaattaaagttaagaGTGATTTAGTATTAACCGATCCGGCAAAGAAATTCTCATCGAACGTTGTGAGTCCATTGTTATTGCATTGTTTCGATGGTGCTgtaagatga